One genomic region from uncultured Cohaesibacter sp. encodes:
- the citD gene encoding citrate lyase acyl carrier protein gives MQIIQEALAGTLESSDLFVRVSPSEGPLELILNSEVQHQFGDQIRKVAQETFAKLGVSEGATVIIEDKGALDCVIEARLEAALLRAAGDKSVEWEALS, from the coding sequence ATGCAGATCATACAGGAGGCGTTGGCGGGGACACTCGAATCGAGCGATCTCTTTGTCAGGGTCTCACCGTCAGAAGGACCGCTTGAATTGATCCTGAACAGCGAAGTTCAGCACCAGTTCGGCGACCAGATCCGAAAGGTCGCGCAAGAGACTTTTGCAAAGCTCGGCGTGTCCGAAGGGGCCACCGTAATCATTGAAGACAAGGGCGCGCTGGATTGCGTGATCGAAGCCCGCCTGGAAGCCGCTCTTCTGCGCGCCGCAGGTGATAAGTCGGTAGAGTGGGAGGCCCTGTCATGA
- the ugpC gene encoding sn-glycerol-3-phosphate ABC transporter ATP-binding protein UgpC, producing the protein MSATIDINSVTKAYGALTVLDDISLSIEAGEFVVFLGPSGCGKSTLLRMIAGLESVDKGTIHIGGERIDTLPPGKRGVAMVFQTYALYPHMTVAQNMAFGLENLKVDKAEIDRRVQSAAETLEMAHLLDRRPAKLSGGQRQRVAIGRAIVKEPKAFLFDEPLSNLDAALRSRTRLELAQLHQRLGSTMIFVTHDQVEAMTLAHRIVVMHDKKIEQIGTPMEIYQRPATRFVAEFVGSPAMSMMPITGIVSAQSPDQKGATLEVEGAGMVATQVPLPASFALDGATMGVRSEDTHVVQSGADGLNLTVTVVERLGERTLLYGKLDTGLEMIVEDSGRSTVRAGETVKFDFDRSALHVFDGSGRAYHMAEEA; encoded by the coding sequence ATGTCTGCCACCATCGACATCAATAGCGTAACCAAGGCTTACGGAGCCCTGACAGTGCTCGATGATATTTCCCTGAGCATAGAGGCTGGTGAGTTTGTTGTTTTCCTCGGCCCTTCGGGCTGTGGCAAGTCAACGTTACTGCGGATGATCGCGGGGCTGGAATCAGTCGACAAGGGTACGATTCATATCGGAGGCGAGCGGATCGATACATTGCCTCCGGGCAAGCGCGGCGTGGCCATGGTGTTTCAGACCTATGCTCTCTATCCGCATATGACCGTGGCGCAGAATATGGCCTTTGGTCTGGAAAATCTCAAGGTCGACAAAGCCGAGATCGACAGACGCGTCCAATCGGCCGCCGAAACGCTGGAGATGGCCCATCTGCTTGATCGCAGGCCTGCCAAACTCTCCGGCGGTCAACGCCAGCGCGTGGCCATCGGGCGGGCTATCGTCAAGGAACCCAAGGCGTTCCTGTTTGATGAACCGCTATCCAACCTCGATGCGGCGTTGAGAAGCCGCACCCGTCTCGAATTGGCTCAGCTGCACCAAAGGCTCGGTTCGACCATGATCTTCGTGACCCACGATCAGGTGGAGGCCATGACGCTGGCTCACCGGATCGTTGTCATGCATGACAAGAAGATCGAGCAGATCGGCACGCCGATGGAAATCTATCAGCGCCCCGCTACCCGTTTTGTTGCCGAATTTGTCGGCTCGCCCGCCATGTCGATGATGCCGATCACAGGCATTGTCAGCGCGCAAAGCCCAGATCAAAAAGGTGCAACGCTGGAGGTGGAAGGAGCAGGCATGGTCGCAACTCAAGTGCCGCTGCCCGCAAGCTTTGCTCTGGATGGCGCAACCATGGGCGTTCGGTCTGAAGATACCCATGTTGTCCAATCCGGTGCGGATGGGCTGAACCTGACAGTCACCGTTGTTGAGCGGCTTGGAGAACGCACACTGCTCTATGGCAAGCTGGACACCGGTCTGGAAATGATTGTTGAGGACAGCGGCCGCTCGACGGTCAGGGCAGGGGAAACGGTGAAATTCGACTTTGATCGCTCCGCCCTGCATGTCTTCGATGGCTCTGGGCGCGCCTACCATATGGCAGAGGAGGCGTAA
- a CDS encoding tripartite tricarboxylate transporter TctB family protein — MSDRIFGAVGLLLAALFAYSSMIIEESFLSDAVGPKAFPLIIAAILAISSLTIILKPDAAPKWPTLPRFVELVASIVVMVLYAEFLPIVGFVIATAVASTYLTWRLGTSAIQSVVVGISISVGIYVIFHLLFGLSLAKGPLGF, encoded by the coding sequence ATGAGTGATCGTATCTTCGGAGCTGTTGGGCTCCTGCTGGCCGCGCTCTTTGCCTATTCATCCATGATAATCGAGGAGAGCTTTCTCTCCGATGCTGTCGGCCCCAAGGCCTTCCCGCTGATTATCGCCGCCATTCTGGCTATCTCGTCCCTGACAATCATTCTGAAACCGGACGCCGCGCCCAAATGGCCGACGCTTCCGCGGTTCGTCGAGCTTGTCGCCTCCATCGTCGTGATGGTGCTGTATGCCGAGTTTCTGCCAATTGTTGGTTTTGTGATCGCAACGGCTGTCGCGTCCACCTATCTCACCTGGCGTTTGGGGACATCCGCCATCCAGTCTGTGGTGGTCGGTATATCCATCTCCGTCGGCATCTATGTCATTTTTCACCTTCTCTTTGGCCTGTCGTTGGCCAAAGGCCCGCTTGGTTTCTAA
- the citC gene encoding [citrate (pro-3S)-lyase] ligase, with protein sequence MSDGLEFLTVEPASDPVARREIVDLLASCGLDYEKQIEFFVTARQEGRLVACAGFEKGIIKDVAICQTLRGSAISLRLVSEVTYLAHSQGYQILFVYTEPHNADFFLGCGFYPLVEVPGQTALLENTPVGIKNYCASLARYKVEGDKIGCVVANANPFTLGHLYLITEAAKSCDWLHLFIVKEDASLFSYHDRFMLAKEMTKDIPNLTLHGGSKYMVSRATFPAYFFKDKGMVGQCRTAVDLLLFRKYIAPALGVTHRFVGTEPFCDTTRKYNNDMKFWLQEPSSIAHSIEVVELERTKRSGIAVSASEVRRLLAGGNFEKIKEFVPKPTFDLIMNKYATSV encoded by the coding sequence GTGAGCGACGGATTGGAATTCTTGACGGTTGAACCGGCCTCTGACCCTGTGGCCCGAAGGGAAATCGTCGACCTGCTGGCCAGTTGCGGCCTTGATTACGAGAAGCAAATCGAGTTTTTCGTAACAGCGCGGCAGGAAGGGCGGCTCGTAGCCTGTGCAGGCTTCGAAAAAGGCATCATCAAGGATGTTGCCATTTGCCAGACGCTGCGAGGCAGCGCGATCAGCCTGCGGCTCGTTAGCGAGGTAACCTATCTCGCCCATAGTCAGGGATATCAAATTCTTTTCGTCTATACCGAGCCGCATAATGCGGATTTCTTTTTGGGCTGCGGCTTCTATCCGCTGGTCGAAGTGCCCGGACAGACGGCCCTGCTAGAGAATACGCCGGTCGGTATCAAGAATTATTGTGCCTCTCTGGCCCGCTACAAGGTGGAGGGGGATAAGATTGGCTGCGTGGTAGCCAACGCCAATCCCTTTACGCTCGGTCACCTCTATCTGATTACCGAAGCAGCGAAATCCTGTGATTGGCTCCACCTGTTCATCGTCAAGGAAGATGCCTCGCTCTTCTCCTATCATGATCGCTTCATGCTGGCCAAGGAGATGACCAAGGACATTCCCAATCTCACCTTGCATGGTGGCTCGAAATATATGGTCTCGCGGGCCACGTTCCCGGCCTATTTCTTCAAGGACAAAGGCATGGTCGGTCAATGCCGCACCGCGGTCGATCTGTTGCTCTTCCGCAAATATATCGCCCCGGCCCTTGGCGTGACCCACCGCTTTGTCGGCACCGAGCCATTCTGCGATACCACGCGCAAATACAACAATGACATGAAATTCTGGCTCCAGGAGCCGAGCTCCATAGCCCATTCCATCGAGGTGGTTGAGCTGGAGCGCACCAAGCGCAGCGGCATCGCCGTTTCCGCTTCAGAAGTGCGCCGCCTGTTGGCGGGAGGAAACTTTGAAAAGATCAAGGAGTTCGTACCCAAACCGACCTTTGATCTGATCATGAATAAATATGCCACATCAGTTTGA
- a CDS encoding extracellular solute-binding protein, giving the protein MKSILLATASAALLGMATMAQADTTIELQRFFGACEADYGTVTDVSKAVGECGIITSLVNKFEAENPDIKVNVTTVEWPGYNQLNAQLASNAAPDVVSVHYSAISDYSTRGLFMPLDDLFASAGIDPADFSDAARGGATKDGKMYALPFDNWTMLFHVNLNLMKEAGLVNADGTPILPTSVDEFFEQGKQFKEKTGKPYLVQIYANETAAYMRIFYTLMMQQDYDFFKDPSKIDLSGPEAKKALEFMKKIHDEGLSTLDMDYSAAVSGFSSGEGGIEVNGTWLIGDLDAQSKEEGNALSGGYTVYPVPQFYPAKNATYVDGHGWAVPRGDRDEDKMVAIGKLFKFLEDNDYEWARTGHLPAVKAVFDMPEFKALPHRDKIVEIAKIGQTLPEGVMRQFALQDIVGEELAAAINGNKSVDDALARIEERVNDLLGNL; this is encoded by the coding sequence ATGAAATCCATTCTATTGGCAACGGCCTCTGCCGCTTTGCTCGGCATGGCCACTATGGCACAGGCCGACACGACGATTGAACTGCAACGCTTCTTCGGCGCATGCGAAGCGGACTATGGCACTGTTACCGACGTCTCCAAGGCGGTTGGCGAATGCGGCATTATCACGTCTCTGGTCAACAAGTTCGAAGCGGAAAATCCGGACATCAAGGTCAACGTGACCACCGTAGAATGGCCCGGCTATAATCAGCTCAACGCCCAGCTCGCTTCCAACGCAGCGCCCGATGTGGTCTCGGTTCACTATTCAGCGATTTCCGATTACTCCACCCGTGGCCTCTTCATGCCGCTTGATGATCTGTTTGCATCGGCTGGCATCGATCCGGCAGATTTCTCCGATGCTGCTCGTGGCGGCGCCACCAAGGACGGCAAGATGTATGCCCTGCCGTTTGACAACTGGACCATGCTGTTCCATGTCAACCTCAACCTGATGAAGGAAGCTGGTCTCGTCAATGCCGATGGTACACCGATCCTGCCGACCTCGGTTGATGAATTCTTCGAACAGGGCAAACAGTTCAAGGAAAAAACCGGCAAGCCATATCTGGTACAGATCTATGCCAACGAAACCGCTGCCTATATGCGCATTTTCTACACGCTGATGATGCAGCAGGATTATGACTTCTTCAAAGATCCGTCCAAGATCGATCTTTCTGGCCCTGAAGCCAAGAAGGCGCTGGAATTCATGAAGAAGATCCATGACGAAGGCCTTTCCACGCTCGATATGGACTATTCGGCAGCAGTCTCCGGCTTCTCCTCTGGTGAAGGTGGTATTGAGGTCAATGGCACCTGGTTGATCGGCGATCTGGATGCCCAGTCCAAGGAAGAGGGCAATGCGCTCTCCGGTGGCTACACCGTTTATCCGGTGCCGCAATTCTATCCGGCCAAGAACGCCACCTATGTGGACGGGCATGGCTGGGCAGTTCCGCGTGGCGATCGCGATGAAGACAAGATGGTGGCCATCGGCAAGCTCTTCAAATTCCTCGAAGACAATGACTATGAATGGGCTCGCACCGGCCATCTGCCAGCTGTGAAAGCCGTGTTCGATATGCCTGAATTCAAGGCTCTGCCGCACCGCGACAAGATCGTCGAGATCGCCAAGATCGGGCAGACCCTGCCGGAAGGCGTAATGCGCCAGTTTGCGCTTCAGGATATTGTCGGTGAAGAACTGGCAGCCGCCATCAATGGTAACAAGTCCGTTGATGATGCGCTGGCTCGTATAGAAGAACGCGTCAACGATCTGCTTGGCAACCTCTAG
- a CDS encoding tripartite tricarboxylate transporter permease yields METFSSLADGFVIAMTFQNLILALLGCFLGTIMGALPGLGPSNGVAILIPLAFSLGLGATPSLILLTSVYYGAMYGGRISSILLNIPGDAPALMTCLDGYPMARNGRGGEALALSGFASFIGSFLATWGLVLLAPQLVKIALAFGPAEYFALFALAFATLGGVSSTNQAKSAFAAMVGLGLAMVGVDTQTGVPRFTFGLVHFYDGIDFLVAIVGLFAISEVFIFIENRHGDADAEGKKVELGRLTPTMKTFWGSFPSIIRTSIVGFIAGVLPGAGASLGSFISYSMEKRLLDKNGTFGKGDPRGVAAPEAGNNAAAGGALVPMLALGVPGSGTTAVLLAVLLALNITPGPLLFANNPDVVWGLIAALFIGNFILLLLNIPFVGIFIRVLLVPPRILMPIVAMVSFVGIYGIAGSSFDLLIMVAFGVVGWLFRKLDVPLVPVILGVLLGNNMESNLRRAITISDGDWTVLFASPLAITLWSISIIGFVLPIFVSRFMPKKPKPVSAEAEEEVSN; encoded by the coding sequence ATGGAAACTTTTTCGTCTCTTGCAGACGGTTTTGTGATTGCGATGACCTTTCAGAACCTCATTCTGGCGCTGCTGGGGTGTTTTCTGGGAACCATCATGGGCGCGCTGCCCGGTCTTGGCCCGTCAAACGGGGTCGCGATCCTCATTCCTCTGGCCTTCTCGCTGGGCCTTGGCGCTACGCCGTCTCTCATTCTGCTGACCTCCGTTTATTACGGCGCCATGTATGGCGGTCGTATTTCATCCATCCTGCTCAACATCCCCGGTGATGCGCCTGCCTTGATGACTTGCCTTGATGGCTATCCCATGGCGCGCAATGGCCGAGGCGGGGAGGCGCTGGCGCTTTCCGGTTTTGCGTCCTTCATCGGTTCTTTCCTGGCAACCTGGGGACTGGTTCTGCTGGCGCCGCAGTTGGTCAAGATTGCGCTGGCCTTCGGACCTGCTGAATATTTCGCTCTGTTCGCATTGGCCTTCGCCACGCTGGGCGGTGTTTCTTCCACTAATCAGGCGAAATCGGCTTTCGCAGCGATGGTCGGGCTTGGCCTTGCCATGGTCGGGGTGGATACCCAGACCGGTGTGCCACGCTTCACCTTTGGTCTCGTGCATTTCTATGATGGCATTGACTTCCTCGTTGCCATCGTCGGCTTGTTTGCGATCTCGGAAGTCTTCATCTTCATCGAAAATCGCCACGGCGATGCGGATGCAGAAGGCAAAAAGGTCGAGCTTGGTCGTCTGACGCCAACCATGAAGACCTTCTGGGGCAGTTTCCCTTCGATTATCCGCACCAGTATCGTTGGCTTCATTGCCGGTGTTCTGCCCGGTGCCGGAGCCTCCTTGGGGTCCTTCATTTCCTATTCCATGGAAAAGCGTCTGCTCGACAAGAATGGCACCTTCGGTAAAGGTGACCCGCGTGGTGTGGCTGCGCCTGAAGCGGGCAACAACGCTGCTGCCGGTGGTGCTCTGGTTCCAATGCTGGCGCTCGGTGTTCCCGGCTCTGGCACGACCGCCGTTCTTCTGGCGGTTCTGCTGGCGCTTAACATCACGCCCGGTCCATTGCTCTTTGCCAACAACCCTGATGTGGTCTGGGGCCTGATTGCTGCGCTCTTCATCGGCAACTTCATCCTGCTGCTGCTCAACATTCCGTTCGTGGGGATCTTTATCCGCGTGCTGCTGGTGCCGCCGCGCATCCTGATGCCGATCGTTGCAATGGTCAGCTTTGTCGGGATCTACGGCATTGCCGGGTCCAGCTTCGATCTTCTGATCATGGTGGCCTTCGGTGTCGTCGGTTGGCTGTTCCGCAAGCTTGATGTGCCGCTGGTGCCGGTCATTCTCGGGGTGCTGTTGGGCAACAATATGGAAAGCAACCTGCGCCGCGCCATTACCATTTCTGATGGTGACTGGACGGTTCTGTTCGCAAGCCCGCTCGCGATCACCCTGTGGTCGATCTCGATCATCGGCTTTGTGCTCCCTATCTTCGTCAGCCGCTTCATGCCCAAGAAACCAAAACCGGTTTCTGCTGAAGCTGAAGAGGAAGTATCCAATTAA
- a CDS encoding carbohydrate ABC transporter permease has product MAVLSKKNKSFSPDKLTSNRALFWIAAVFAIVMIAPALWVLGLSFKDNTLLMRGSEAVFSAPYTLKNYTDLFHSSLVFRWFLNSMVVAVGQTVGVLTLSSLAGYAFARLEFPFRKTIFVIVLFGLAVPEQAVIIARHQMFSWLNMHNSYLGLMLPGMSSAFGVFLMTQFFRAIPKEIDEAALLDNTPRFRIFWKVLLPLTMPAQATLGIFTFLLAWNDYWWPLISATKKDMYTLTIGIASSQRNFAQTEGLGFLAAQAVFASLPVIIVYIFFQRNIVTAVSGGAVK; this is encoded by the coding sequence ATGGCTGTTCTGAGCAAGAAAAACAAAAGCTTTTCGCCTGACAAGCTGACATCCAACCGCGCCCTGTTCTGGATCGCTGCCGTCTTCGCAATTGTCATGATCGCACCAGCGCTTTGGGTGCTGGGGCTGTCTTTCAAGGACAACACGCTTTTGATGCGTGGGTCCGAGGCTGTGTTCTCGGCGCCATATACCTTGAAGAATTATACAGATCTGTTCCATTCCAGTCTGGTCTTTCGCTGGTTTCTCAATTCCATGGTGGTTGCTGTAGGGCAGACTGTGGGCGTGCTCACCCTGTCGTCGCTGGCAGGTTATGCCTTCGCGCGGCTGGAATTCCCATTCCGCAAGACGATCTTTGTCATCGTGCTGTTTGGTCTTGCTGTGCCGGAGCAGGCGGTCATCATCGCGCGTCACCAGATGTTCAGCTGGCTCAACATGCATAATAGCTATCTTGGCCTGATGCTGCCGGGCATGTCTTCGGCCTTTGGTGTGTTCCTGATGACGCAGTTTTTCCGCGCCATCCCCAAGGAGATCGACGAAGCTGCCCTGCTCGACAACACGCCGCGCTTCCGCATTTTCTGGAAGGTGCTGCTACCGCTGACCATGCCAGCGCAGGCAACGCTTGGTATTTTCACCTTCCTGCTGGCGTGGAACGATTATTGGTGGCCGCTGATTTCAGCCACCAAAAAGGACATGTATACGCTGACCATCGGCATCGCATCCTCACAGCGCAATTTCGCTCAGACCGAGGGGCTTGGCTTTCTGGCCGCACAGGCGGTGTTCGCCTCATTGCCGGTCATCATTGTCTATATCTTTTTCCAGCGGAATATCGTGACCGCTGTTTCGGGAGGAGCCGTCAAATAG
- a CDS encoding sugar ABC transporter permease codes for MAESYRRSRWSNALFILPYMTVFLSLLVFPLFWGMWLSLNKSDLFGGARFIGLKNYYRVFSDPVFGQAVWNTVIFVLVSVPTLVALGLFLSLALNKTTRASSLLRGLFFSSTVLSVTIVTLIWRFVFIPGDGLLALLFDKMGWEQIGFLSTEGWSLFSVGVATVWWCLGLPMMLFLAALQQIPADLYEAAALDNASRWRVLTRITLPSIKSTIVLVAIVQIVMQFQLFGQAQLMTNGGPAGSSRPIVLYIFDTSFIRWDVGMGTAASEVLFLIILLAAMVQYWVTSRKGEA; via the coding sequence ATGGCTGAGTCCTATCGTCGCTCCCGCTGGTCAAATGCCCTGTTCATTTTGCCCTATATGACGGTCTTTCTTAGTCTGCTTGTTTTTCCGCTCTTCTGGGGCATGTGGCTTTCGCTCAACAAGAGCGACCTTTTCGGCGGCGCCCGCTTTATTGGCCTCAAAAACTATTATCGCGTCTTCAGTGACCCTGTTTTTGGACAGGCAGTCTGGAATACGGTCATTTTCGTTCTTGTTTCTGTGCCCACCCTCGTGGCGCTGGGGTTGTTCCTGTCTTTGGCACTCAACAAGACCACGCGCGCCTCGTCGCTGCTGCGCGGGCTGTTCTTTTCTTCCACTGTCCTGTCGGTCACCATCGTCACGCTGATCTGGCGCTTTGTCTTCATTCCCGGCGATGGCCTGCTGGCCTTGCTGTTTGATAAGATGGGCTGGGAGCAGATCGGGTTTCTTTCCACCGAGGGCTGGTCGCTCTTTTCGGTTGGCGTGGCAACTGTCTGGTGGTGTCTGGGCTTGCCTATGATGCTGTTTCTTGCCGCGCTTCAGCAGATACCCGCTGACCTTTATGAAGCCGCAGCGCTCGATAATGCCAGCCGCTGGCGGGTGTTGACGCGTATTACGCTGCCTTCGATCAAATCCACCATCGTGCTCGTGGCCATAGTGCAGATCGTCATGCAGTTTCAGCTGTTCGGACAGGCCCAGTTGATGACCAACGGCGGACCGGCGGGCTCTTCGCGTCCGATTGTTCTCTATATCTTCGATACCAGCTTCATCCGCTGGGATGTCGGCATGGGCACGGCTGCTTCCGAAGTGCTGTTCCTCATCATTCTGCTGGCGGCAATGGTGCAATATTGGGTGACATCGCGAAAAGGGGAGGCTTGA
- a CDS encoding tripartite tricarboxylate transporter substrate-binding protein translates to MISKVVRAALAVAAMSLVPAAAQAFEPENPECIAPANPGGGWDFTCRQVGKSLQDLGLIGSTMQVVNLAGGGGGVAYAAVVNKRGDDSNLIVAASSATATRLAQGAYPGNTMDQVRWVGAIGADYGVIAVAADSPIKDLTELMTQLKDKPSSIAVAGGSAVGGWDHLKVLIAANAAGISDVRKVKYIAFNGGGEAVTQLLAGSVQAFSGDISEAKGFVDSGDIRVIAVLSPERLDGDYAAFPTAKEQGIDAIGANWRGFYAPKGMSDEAYDFWVSKIDELYDTPQWKTVMKNNGLAPLDLQGAEFEQFVGESVAKIQQISRDIGIIK, encoded by the coding sequence ATGATTTCCAAAGTGGTCCGCGCAGCACTCGCTGTCGCAGCAATGTCTCTCGTACCTGCCGCAGCGCAAGCGTTCGAACCTGAAAATCCGGAATGTATCGCTCCTGCCAACCCTGGTGGTGGCTGGGACTTCACCTGCCGTCAGGTTGGCAAATCCTTGCAGGATCTCGGCCTGATCGGTTCCACCATGCAGGTGGTAAACCTTGCTGGTGGTGGCGGTGGCGTTGCCTATGCAGCCGTGGTCAACAAGCGTGGTGACGATAGCAACCTCATCGTGGCTGCCTCTTCGGCAACAGCAACCCGTCTGGCACAGGGTGCCTATCCGGGCAACACCATGGATCAGGTCCGCTGGGTTGGTGCCATTGGCGCAGACTATGGCGTGATTGCAGTGGCTGCAGATAGCCCGATCAAAGACCTTACTGAACTGATGACGCAGCTTAAAGACAAACCAAGCTCTATTGCAGTTGCTGGTGGGTCCGCTGTTGGTGGCTGGGACCATCTCAAGGTTCTGATCGCAGCCAACGCCGCAGGTATCAGCGATGTGCGCAAAGTCAAATATATTGCCTTCAATGGTGGTGGCGAAGCGGTAACCCAGCTGCTGGCTGGTTCTGTTCAGGCATTCTCCGGCGATATTTCAGAAGCAAAAGGCTTCGTGGATTCAGGTGATATCCGCGTGATTGCCGTTCTGTCTCCGGAACGTCTTGATGGCGACTATGCCGCATTCCCAACTGCGAAAGAGCAGGGCATTGACGCCATTGGTGCCAACTGGCGCGGCTTCTATGCACCAAAGGGCATGAGCGACGAAGCTTATGACTTCTGGGTTTCCAAGATCGACGAACTTTATGATACCCCACAGTGGAAGACTGTCATGAAGAATAACGGTCTGGCTCCGCTTGATCTGCAGGGCGCAGAATTCGAGCAGTTTGTTGGTGAATCTGTTGCCAAAATCCAGCAGATCTCTCGCGATATCGGCATCATCAAATAA
- the citE gene encoding citrate (pro-3S)-lyase subunit beta, which produces MTLRRSMLFIPGSNAAMISTAFVFKPDSVMFDLEDAVSLREKDAARLLVYHTLKSSLYDGIERVVRINPLSTPYGKDDLEAAVRGGADVIRLPKTETADDVKELETCVEALERKCGREVGSTLLMAAIESASGVINSVAIATASKRLMGIAVAGFDYVVDMQTERGDGSELFYARCAVLHAARAAKIDAFDVVYSDINNEEGFLKEVDVIKRLGFNGKSLINPRQIELLHNAYAPTQEDVDYANRVVAAAEKAETEGLGVIALNGKMIDAPIVDSAKRVLSRAQASGVRR; this is translated from the coding sequence ATGACTTTGCGTCGTTCCATGTTGTTCATCCCCGGCTCCAATGCCGCGATGATCTCGACCGCTTTCGTCTTCAAGCCGGACTCGGTCATGTTCGATCTTGAGGATGCGGTATCCCTGCGCGAAAAGGATGCTGCCCGTCTGTTGGTCTATCACACCCTCAAATCATCGCTTTATGATGGAATTGAGCGAGTTGTCCGTATCAACCCATTGTCGACGCCATATGGCAAGGATGATCTCGAGGCCGCCGTGCGCGGCGGCGCCGACGTCATCCGCCTGCCCAAGACAGAAACGGCCGATGATGTGAAGGAGCTGGAAACCTGCGTTGAGGCGCTCGAGCGCAAATGCGGCCGCGAAGTTGGCTCGACATTGCTCATGGCTGCCATTGAATCTGCGTCCGGTGTGATCAACTCGGTCGCCATTGCCACCGCTTCCAAACGCCTGATGGGCATTGCTGTGGCCGGCTTTGACTATGTGGTCGACATGCAGACCGAACGCGGCGATGGCTCTGAGCTGTTCTATGCCCGCTGCGCCGTGTTGCACGCAGCCCGTGCCGCCAAGATCGATGCCTTCGATGTCGTCTATTCCGACATCAACAATGAGGAAGGCTTCCTCAAGGAAGTCGACGTCATCAAACGGCTTGGCTTCAACGGCAAATCATTGATCAATCCGCGTCAGATCGAACTCTTGCACAATGCCTACGCCCCAACACAGGAAGATGTCGATTATGCCAACCGTGTCGTTGCCGCGGCTGAAAAGGCAGAGACCGAAGGGCTGGGGGTCATCGCGCTCAATGGCAAGATGATCGATGCGCCCATCGTGGATAGCGCCAAACGAGTTCTGAGCCGCGCTCAGGCTTCCGGCGTGAGACGATAG